A window from Ciconia boyciana chromosome 21, ASM3463844v1, whole genome shotgun sequence encodes these proteins:
- the TMEM222 gene encoding transmembrane protein 222 isoform X3, with amino-acid sequence MAEAEAKMKQFNGGGGGAGLDAERGRFPYCVVWTPIPVLTWLFPIIGHMGICTSTGVIRDFAGPYFVSEDNMAFGKPVKYWKLDPSKVYSTGPNAWDTAVHDASEEYKHRMHNLCCDNCHSHVALALNLMRYDNSTSWNMVKLCFFSLLYGKYVSIGGFVKTWLPFVLFLGVIVTIVLTLHLR; translated from the exons ATGGCGGAAGCGGAGGCCAAGATGAAGCAGTTcaatggcggcggcggcggggccgggctggacGCCGAGCGCGGCCGCTTCCCCTACTGCGTGGTGTGGACCCCCATCCCCGTCCTGAC ATGGCTCTTCCCGATCATTGGCCACATGGGTATCTGCACATCGACTGGAGTCATTCGGGACTTCGCGGGGCCATACTTTGTCTCA GAAGACAACATGGCATTTGGGAAGCCAGTGAA GTACTGGAAACTGGATCCCAGCAAAGTATACTCCACAGGTCCCAATGCTTGGGACACAGCCGTACACGATGCCTCGGAGGAGTACAAGCACCGAATG CACAACCTTTGCTGTGATAACTGCCATTCTCACGTGGCTCTGGCCTTAAACTTGATGAGATACGATAACAGCACCTCCTGGAACATGGTGAAACTCTGCTTCTTCTCACTCCTGTATGGGAAGTATGTAAG CATAGGGGGATTTGTGAAGACCTGGCTTCCCTTTGTCCTCTTCTTGGGGGTGATCGTGACCATTGTCCTGACGCTTCATTTGCGGTGA
- the TMEM222 gene encoding transmembrane protein 222 isoform X1, producing MAEAEAKMKQFNGGGGGAGLDAERGRFPYCVVWTPIPVLTWLFPIIGHMGICTSTGVIRDFAGPYFVSEDNMAFGKPVKYWKLDPSKVYSTGPNAWDTAVHDASEEYKHRMHNLCCDNCHSHVALALNLMRYDNSTSWNMVKLCFFSLLYGKYVRSGFRMEIYRAAANEPRGRLERWLPRRESGALPKSWLNSRPASSAGDGGWLRASERNTANRRARPKAEGTAEPARTSVLDTQSRLHSHNEGWCPCRSGAGRGGWAGGIYCFPALR from the exons ATGGCGGAAGCGGAGGCCAAGATGAAGCAGTTcaatggcggcggcggcggggccgggctggacGCCGAGCGCGGCCGCTTCCCCTACTGCGTGGTGTGGACCCCCATCCCCGTCCTGAC ATGGCTCTTCCCGATCATTGGCCACATGGGTATCTGCACATCGACTGGAGTCATTCGGGACTTCGCGGGGCCATACTTTGTCTCA GAAGACAACATGGCATTTGGGAAGCCAGTGAA GTACTGGAAACTGGATCCCAGCAAAGTATACTCCACAGGTCCCAATGCTTGGGACACAGCCGTACACGATGCCTCGGAGGAGTACAAGCACCGAATG CACAACCTTTGCTGTGATAACTGCCATTCTCACGTGGCTCTGGCCTTAAACTTGATGAGATACGATAACAGCACCTCCTGGAACATGGTGAAACTCTGCTTCTTCTCACTCCTGTATGGGAAGTATGTAAG ATCTGGGTTTCGAATGGAGATTTACCGAGCAGCAGCAAATGAGCCTCGTGGTCGGTTGGAGCGCTGGCTGCCCAGGAGGGAAAGCGGTGCTTTGCCCAAGTCCTGGCTGAACAGCCGACCCGCTTCCTCTGCCGGAGACGGAGGATGGCTCCGGGCATCCGAAAGAAACACGGCTAACAGGAGAGCAAGGCCCAAAGCTGAGGGTACCGCAGAGCCAGCCCGCACATCCGTGCTGGACACGCAAAGCCGTCTGCACTCGCACAATGAAGGATGGTGCCCGTGCAGGTCGGGTGCTGGGAGAGGCGGGTGGGCTGGTGGGATTTACTGTTTTCCTGCGCTGCGGTAG
- the TMEM222 gene encoding transmembrane protein 222 isoform X2 — translation MGICTSTGVIRDFAGPYFVSEDNMAFGKPVKYWKLDPSKVYSTGPNAWDTAVHDASEEYKHRMHNLCCDNCHSHVALALNLMRYDNSTSWNMVKLCFFSLLYGKYVRSGFRMEIYRAAANEPRGRLERWLPRRESGALPKSWLNSRPASSAGDGGWLRASERNTANRRARPKAEGTAEPARTSVLDTQSRLHSHNEGWCPCRSGAGRGGWAGGIYCFPALR, via the exons ATGGGTATCTGCACATCGACTGGAGTCATTCGGGACTTCGCGGGGCCATACTTTGTCTCA GAAGACAACATGGCATTTGGGAAGCCAGTGAA GTACTGGAAACTGGATCCCAGCAAAGTATACTCCACAGGTCCCAATGCTTGGGACACAGCCGTACACGATGCCTCGGAGGAGTACAAGCACCGAATG CACAACCTTTGCTGTGATAACTGCCATTCTCACGTGGCTCTGGCCTTAAACTTGATGAGATACGATAACAGCACCTCCTGGAACATGGTGAAACTCTGCTTCTTCTCACTCCTGTATGGGAAGTATGTAAG ATCTGGGTTTCGAATGGAGATTTACCGAGCAGCAGCAAATGAGCCTCGTGGTCGGTTGGAGCGCTGGCTGCCCAGGAGGGAAAGCGGTGCTTTGCCCAAGTCCTGGCTGAACAGCCGACCCGCTTCCTCTGCCGGAGACGGAGGATGGCTCCGGGCATCCGAAAGAAACACGGCTAACAGGAGAGCAAGGCCCAAAGCTGAGGGTACCGCAGAGCCAGCCCGCACATCCGTGCTGGACACGCAAAGCCGTCTGCACTCGCACAATGAAGGATGGTGCCCGTGCAGGTCGGGTGCTGGGAGAGGCGGGTGGGCTGGTGGGATTTACTGTTTTCCTGCGCTGCGGTAG